In Lactuca sativa cultivar Salinas chromosome 5, Lsat_Salinas_v11, whole genome shotgun sequence, the DNA window TCGAGAGTGTACATATCTATTTTGTGAGTATGTTATAGAGATTTACCGTGACATATATTTGCGACATCCGACTAAAAGCGATGTCGAACAGCTGTATGTCGTGCATCAAGCTAAACATGGTTTTCCATGGATGCTTGGTAGCATTGATTTTACATATTGGGAGTGGGCAAATTGTCCCAACAAGTGGCATGGTTTGTTCACGCGAGGTGATCATGGGGTGCCGACTGTTATTTTGGAGGCGGATGTTTCAAATGACTTATGGTTTTGGCATGCATTCTTTTGTATGGCGGGGTCAAACAATGACTTGAATGTGCTCTAAGCGTCTCCGATATTTAACGATATTTTACAGGGTAAAGCACCAGAAATGTCATATGTTGTCAATGGAAATGAATATAAATATGAGTATCACATAGGTGATGGGATATATCCAGAATACGCTACATTTGTCAAGTCATACACATTTCCGGCCAACAATAAACGAAAAATGTTCAAGTTAGTACAAGAATCTGCAAGGAATGATATAGAACGGGCGTTTGGAGTCCTCAAACAAAAGTGGCACATAATCAAACATCCGGCACGAACATGGGACAGGGAAAAATTGACGACGGTGTTGACTGTTtgtgttattttacataacatgtAATAGAAGAAGAGGGTAGGCTTATTTGTTCATATACCACAAACGATATATTTAATTCACCTGCAGTAATACAAGTTGGCAGTCCGGCATATTTCTCAAGAGTTTTGGAAATACAAAACCGTAAAACAAATCACAATCTACGACATGATTTGACCGAATACATATGGGAAAGACAATTCCAAGGGCAAAATGACAGTGAAGACGATGAGGATGATGATGGTGACGATGAAGAGGATGACGATGGTGGCGACGAGGAGGATGAGGACGGTGACGACGAGACGGATGATATCGGTGACGACAATGACGACGATTAgaatttttctatattttttaatttttattttatttagacGTAATGTTCAATTTTagtaatttaagttttaaatttctatgttttaaattaatgaaacgtggttttatttttttatgttttcacaaaattaatttatgttataaattatgtttttttatttaatataatgttaaaataaaaaaatagtggttttatttttttatgttttcacaaaattaatttatgttataaattatgtttttttatttaatataatgttaaaataaaaaaatagaatttcTGGAGTGGTAACCATTTTCATTATTTAATGGATTGGTGGTGAAGCTGACATGACACAACACAGAGATGGCTACTCCCACAATATTATTGGGTTATTCTTATTCATGATTACTATATAAGATTATTTTGTTAAAGTCTAATATAGATATAATATGCTACATCAGAACAAAATATGATCTTTTAATTGAGAATAAGTACTAAAatcaaaagtttaattttaacgACTCTATCTATCATATTAGAGTTGTCAGTGGGATAGATAACTATGATATAGAAGATTAACTTGTACACATAATTTGAATTTTTGGATAATCAATTCAATTTCTGTTTGGTTTCAGGTAGAGGCCACCGGCCACCGCCTGCGAAAGCTTCTTTTTCAATACACACTTCCAAGTTCCACGTCTCCATGTAAAACTCTACCTCCCCTTCCACCGCATAACCCTTCGTCTCTCTCTGCAACACTCTCTCCAAACGTGTCTGATGTTTCATGTTCAATTCTGAGAGCCAATAGCTATACAAAATCAATCGGAACTTGTTTCCTTCTCATGATCCACGATAATTCACACCACGGTTGGTTTTTTTTCCGACTTCTGAGtctgttcttgttcttgttctcgTTTAGTTGGATAATTAAAGAGATTAACCATGAAACGGACTAAATTAGACGGGTTCATGTCTTTCAGACAGAAAAGATGGATTCAATTTCTGATCGGCGTAGGGATTTTGTATCTGCTGCTCATGGTCAATTTCGAAGTACCCTTCCTGTTCAAATCAGTTACTCAAGAAAAAGATGCAGAACAAAGTTCTAGAAATACCTTGTTCTTCACCGACGGATTGTCTAAGGAATCGTTAGTCTTAGACAGTGAAGAAGAATCCCCAATTCGACCTCTGAAAGTCCCCCATTATGCTCCATCAAATCCTAGGCGTGTTGGAAAAATCCGCGAATTCAAAGCTTTATCAAACTTGAAATTTGACGTCGACTTTGTAAACACTAAACCTGGATTTGGGGGAATTCAAACATCTGCAAAAGAAGCTTTTCTCGTAGGGAAGAGTTTCTGGGAAGAAGTTGAATCACCATCGAAAAACAACATAACAGAAGGTATCAAAAACCAAACTATCGAGAGTTGCCCTGGTTCGATTACGCTATCAGGTTCTGGTTTCCAAAAAAAGGGAAACATTATCGTGCTTCCTTGTGGGATGACATTGGGATCACATATAACTCTTGTCGGGAGACCTAGAAAGGCTCATTTTGAACAGGACCCAAAGATCTCATTGTTGAAACAGGGTGAGGTTTCACAGTTTATGATggagttgcagggtttgaaaactGTTGATGGAGAAGACCCACCAAGAATTTTGCATTTTAATCCTCGATTGAAGGGTGATTGGAGTGGAAAACCTGTGATTGAACAGAACACTTGTTACAGAATGCAATGGGGCATTGCTCATCGATGCGAGGGATGGAAGTCTAGGGTTGAAGAAGAGACTGGTAAGTCACATATTTAATTATGAGTTATAATCTTATATGTCggattaaatatttaaatattgtCTTCATTAAGATTGTTAAATTATATTAAAAGAAGAAAACAACACCAAAATGTATGAACTATAAAGCTTTTATTTAGAAGTAGGACAACGCTTAGAAACTCTGTTCCccatgaatgaatgaatgaattgtCATTTGATAAATTTCTACAAGTTGTCTAGTCATGTCAACGTGTGTATCCACGTGTCAACATGTTTGATGACATGtcaaaataactttttttaatttataagagatttgccaaaagagtccatttgaaTCGACTAAAGttcaccttttttttttatttcattagtAATATACAACTTATGAGTATAAACTGTTACTAAAATTGAtgtaataataatttaaaataagACAATTTTAGGAGATATATACACGTGGATGATTTGTAAATCATACAATTCGTTTCCTTTTTACCTAAAAAATGCTTTTGCCCATCCGGTAATAATAATAGAATATATTTCTAAAGCTGGTGTCATTTCAATGGTCCACAACTAGCTTTTCAATTTAATGGTCCACTAGCAAATGAACTTTATTTTTTGATGTTGACTTCAACCTTAATGCTCCTTTGGTCCCAAAGTTCGATTGAAATATTAGGTTAAGAAATAAGATAATCCCATTGAAAAACTTAAATTACAACATGTTTTTTGATCGTGTATTGAAACTTCACAAAAGTAAAAGGTATAGTTATTTCGTAGCATCATAAAAAAAGAAACTTAGGATGAAGGTAGCAAGTGTTTTAATGGTATTTATGGGTGAATTTAATGAAAATGGACCCCTTGGTGTCATTTTCTTCTTTGGAAAGAACATTTGTTTATGTGGTACCAGTGACATGACATTGACTATTATTTACGATGTATGCAATCTAGACTTGTTACTATGACATGAAGTTGTGATTTATGATAATTTAAGATCAaaataatcgaattttgaaaataaaaaggtTTCCTATTATTCCATGTTTCTTTTTAGTTGATGGTAAGGTGAAATGCGAGAAGTGGGTTCGTGATGATGATGGTCACCTCGAAGATTCAAAATCAAGTTGGTGGTTGAAGAGAGTGATAGGCCGAACCAAGGTGCCTTTTGATTGGCCCTTTCCCTTTGTAGAAGGGAAGCTATTTGTCCTCACTCTTAGCGTGGGTTTAGAGGGTTATCATGTCTATGTTGATGGCAGACACATCACTTCATTTCCTTATCGAACAGTAAGTGCATCAACACATGTTGCATTTGGCATGTATTAGACATAGACCGAGATTGTAATGAGacaaaaaaaatatagaaaaatgtTTCGATGCTCATGCAAAAGACATGAATGTTCTCAtcgtaagttatttaaaatagtCCTAGAAAGTTTGTTCAATAAGGTCTTGCCCAAACATGTTTTGTATTGTCTTATCAAGACTGTCTTGTCCCATGTAACAAATGCAGTTCTCCTATTGACATAGGGATTTGCATTGGAGGATGCTACGGGTTTGGCTTTGAAAGGGGACATTGATGTCCACACTATACTTGCTGCCTCTCTTCCTTCTGCACATCCAAGTTTCACGCCCCAAAAACACCTTGAGATGTCCCAAAAATGGAAGGCGCCGCCTCATCCAAGTGGGCCCATCGATCTGTTTATTGGAATTCTTTCATCAGGAAATCATTTCGCCGAGCGAATGGCGGTTAGGAAGTCATGGATGCAACATGATCTCATCAAGTCTTCTCATGTCGTTGCTCGTTTCTTTGTGGCACTCGTAAGTAAATGACATTAACAATTTACGCCACAACGTGTGAAATTACTATTTTGACCTTGTATAACATGTACAGCACGCAAGAAAAGAAGTGAATGTCGAGTTAAAGAAAGAAGCCGACTTCTTTGGCGATATCGTCATTGTACCTTACATGGATCATTACGACCTCGTTGTTTTGAAAACCGTTGCAATATGCGAATACGGGGTGAGTTTTGAATTACAAAAGATGGAATCTTTATACAAAGGGTACTAACTTTTTGTAGCATGATTTGATTTAGGTTCATACAGCTTCCGCAAAGTATATCATGAAATGTGACGATGACACGTTTGTTAGAGTCGACATTGTTTTAAACGAGGCAAACAAAGTAAGCGATGGCAAAAGCATATATGTGGGAAACATCAATTACTATCATCAACCTTTACGCTATGGGAAATGGGCTGTAACATATGAGGTACATCTTGATCTCGTACTGTGTTTGGATGCCGACACTGACACTGATACTAATGTCAATAATTATGTATACAGGAATGGCCGGGAGAAGATTATCCACCATACGCAAACGGTCCGGGGTATGTTATATCATCGGATATTGCCGAGTTCATAGCATCGGAATTCGAGAAGCATAAATTGAAGGTGAGGTCCAACTTTGGTTCTTGTTGTTGACATGTGTTTTAAGTGGGTTGAACTAGATTAAATTAACCATGGTTTGGTTTTGGAAACAGTTGTTTAAGATGGAAGATGTGAGCATGGGAATGTGGGTCGAGCAATTCAACAAAAAGAAGCCGGTTGATTACGTTCATAGTTTGAAGTATTGCCAGTTTGGTTGCATAGAAGATTATTATACAGCACATTATCAATCTCCAAGACAAATGGTATGCTTGTGGAACAAATTGCAGCTTCTTGGACGACCAGAATGTTGTAACATGAGATAGGGTCTTTGTAACTTACAATAGACACGTACATACAGAATGAAATTTTTTCCATACAAAATGTAGGAAATAAAAGAAATTGGTAGCTTTTGGGGTTTGATATTTTAAGCACAACAAATGGTACAATTTAGCTTCTACAACTGAAATCCTGAGAGATGGtctatatattataagttatgacGATTCTTACTAAACATTACACCGACTGAAAAATGAGTTTGACTCGAAAAATTGACTCACAAATCTAGAAGTTATCTGTATCATCATCCTTAATGGAACCATCTTCAAAACCAGAACCTGGTGCAAGCTCATTTAAATCAAGAAACCTTCTTTTTCTTGCACcattttcattctcaaattcaTCTTCAACCGGACTATCTAACTTCATGGGTTCTTCCTCTTCCTGTTGGATGTTTTTTTCATGTTCTTGAATCATGGGTTCTTGTTCCTCTATCTTCATCTCTTCATGATCACGATCGTTGTTCTCACCTTCAGTGTCGTTATCATCACTGCTTCCCATTGAGAACCCGGATTTCTCTTCGCTCGATTCCGAGTGTTTATCGGAGCTCTCCGAAGTCTCCGGCTTTGCtgattccggttccggttccgtaTCGGAAAACTCGTATTGTTTGTAATCGATACGGTTCCGGGTGGCCCGTCTGCTGCGTCTCGGGCCCGACTTGGATTCATTGACGGATCTCAACTTTGTTCCTCGCCGGGTCCGGCCCCGGGCCGGTAATTTCTTGTATCTTTTTGGGCtatcatcatcactgtcttctTCTTCACTTTCATTTAAAGAATCATctccttcatcttcatcttcttcatcttcctcattGTTATCACCATCCCATCGATACTCTTCATCTCCTTCTGAACTACTCGACACcttccttctttcttttcttctctttAAATATTCTTCATCGTACACAGCTTCACCAACTAtatcatcatcatcgtcgtcttcttcttcatcataatCTGTATCCATGTCCGCTTCAACAAACTCATGTGCGGAGTACCTCTGAGGCCTCTCTCTCCTCCGATTACTAAAAATGTAAAATGACGATTTTAGCCGTGGACTTTACGAAAGGAAAAGTCGAAAGAATATACCTACCTGCGGTCCAGTTGTTCGGATTTATGATCGGAATCACTTCCGACATCGTTTAGAGAATCGGGCGATGGAGGGGTAAATGTGGAATTATGTGTGGGGGCTGCGGGTGGACCCCATCTACCGTTTTGGGAAGCATCATGTGATTGTGAGTGTCTCAAACCTTCTCTTCTTACAGTATGTTCCGGAGAAGGTTGCTtccttctgaaaaaaaaaatgaaccaATAGAAATGTGACACGTGGCTTTAGAGAGAACTAACTATATGATTTAAAATATAAGTTAAATAATTGATTGCTTACTTGGTTATCTTGATGGCCTCATTGATTGATCGGTCATAATCatctgaaaaaaaatatatattatactatatataatgggtgaatattaatttaaaacttataaaaaataaaaatataaaattggtTACCAAAGGTGTAGGAGACTTGTTTTCTACCACGAAGGGATCGGCCGGGACCCAGTCCATCCACAATCATACCATCCAGGAGAAGCGCTTGTCTGTGTTGTTTCTTTAGCAGTTTCTCTTTCCTCTTCACAAGaagaaaaaaatcaataaatttggttggaatggaatggaatcacaaaggaacggaatggaatggaatgtgaATTACCTTTTGCACCTTCTCAATCTCCGGAAGCATGTCATTCTTTAGTTTCTTCCCGAGTGAAGCTTCCGTTCTGTTTTTGCTAGAAAATAGTTTCTCCTGTTGACCACAAAAGAAAAACATGATTTCAAGGAGGATAATATTGGAAAAAGAAAGAAATAATGAAAACTTACAGAAACGTCTTGAAACTCGTCCAAATTAGTTGAAACAGTTTCCCATTGGTACGAAGGAATGGAATGTACGTTTTTGCCCTTCCCTTTCTTCACCTCGACTTTTCTAATTTCACGATACAGCCTCTGTCCGATGATAGGATCATCTTCATACCAGTAAGAAACTCCATGAGAATCGCCACCTGTACGCTCTTTACGAAATGCAGAAAGTGGGACACCATGTTTTATAGAGTCATCTATATAGCTTCGAATATCATCTTgctgaaaaaaacaaaaaatcaatcaatgttttcataagaaaaaccTACATTTTGTTTATTTGCAATCAATGTTGGTTTGAAAAGTCAAATGTTTACCTCGACACGAATATCACATAAGGCTTTTAGTATGACCACACGAACACGAGGATCAAGTGTGTTGTATGTATCGATTTCGGCcctaaaaaaaaatccaaaattaatGATGAAAACAAAGGCCACGTGGAAGCAGCTTAAATGAATGATGATAAGTATGAGTTTTACCCATGTGATGCAACTATAGGCAATTCCCCCTCTGAAACCTGCAATGAAGTGTTAAAGAAATTGTGGTCATTTATTAGAAATGCCACATGGAAAAATAAAAGAGTCTGGACTAAAATTACAAAAGTACCCAATGCCACCAATCTCTTAGCTTTCGGCATAGAACAGTAACCCAAGTGTTTTGTCCTAATGCCATTCGAGTAACTGGAGGTATTGCCTAAATGGAAAAAcacattaaattaaaaaataataataataaagttagGATTTATTGAAGGAGATGAGTATGTACTATGATACTATCATTCATTTCAAGAAAAAACTGTCTTGATGCATAGATTTGCATTCCTTTTCAAGTTTTCAAGTTTAGGGTTGTTTCGTTTTTTGAAGTCTTTTTCTTTATTGAACCGAATAAACCATCTGAatgagactaaatgaccattttaccctttgtttATAAATAATACATATGCAAGTGTTTGTAGCTTCAATCCATCACCATTAACAAAATGGATCACAAATTCAAGAAACCTAAACCTACTTCACATATTTTACCCTAAACCATTAACAAAATCCatcaccattttaccctttgtttATAACTAATACACATGCAAGAAACCTAAACCTAATTACAAATTAATCAATTCAACGTATTTGTCAGGGTTGAACAGGTAAAGAAAGAGGAGGGGTATTTTTGTAAAGAAGAATTGCAGAATGGATAAAGCTCACATTTTTGGCTTGACCCATTCAAAAAGAAACAGCCCTATATAGCTAGCTGTCTGGATTAAGTCCTTTAcacattaagtcaaaaagaaacagcaCCTAAAGGGCTAAATCTAGTCAAGCATGACCTAATCAAATCTTATATTAGCTAAAAAATATATACCTTTCTACTACTTTTGAAAATCCTCTATTCAACTGCACCACATACAAGTAGAAAAACTACAGTGTCAAATAAAGTTATCAGGGCAACCTAAAAAACTTCTCTAGAAACACAATTTTAAAGGATGCACATAGGGTTGAATGATGGTGGATCAAAATATCTCAAGTAGGTATGCAATACCTTTACAAAAAAGATAATTGGGGATGCATTAAAATATTAAGAAAAAGGGTATTCTTCCTGAAATATACCAAAGACACTAACTTATTTGACACCTTGTCACCTCCactttatcaagaaaaacacaaaACACATGATGAGAAAACATTATTCTTCTCTTCTCTTTCATCCTTTTAAATGGAATGTCTTTGTAACCAATACAGATGCAATCAACATTTACTCAAATCAAGTTTGATTACATCTATCCATCACCAACCTCCCAAAAATGACTGCATATAAGAAATCCATATATGTCACCTTTGATCAACTCACTAAGGTGTTGTTTAACAGGTTTAATGATGACATGAATTAATCTGACAAATTAAATATGAGTTTATTCTCTATTTTTTTGAAATTTGTGCATAAAGAATGAGCTGGTAGAGTTAAGTCTGGGAAATTAGAATTTCTCCAATGAGTCCTAACTTTTACAAATTTTCCCTCATTTACTTTTTCCTTAAATTTTCCTAAGGGAGCACTTAATGggggaaaaagaaaaagaagaaacatgAAGCCAAACTAATATGTTTACAAGATATGAACCACATCATATAACGATCTTTCTTTTTCCTTCATAATGCACACAAGAAACATTAACAATATACTAAGTAGCACATGATGTTTGCAATGCTTTTGTATTCTAACTACAACCAGTTGCCACATTATTTTGTAAATATACTCCTTCAACTCAAAAATTACCGAATAAACAAAGACACAAAAGCAAGAAGGTATAATGTCATTTATCTGTGAAAAGAAGTAATCTTTTTCTTTCTCCAAAGCCCAGAACATATAGTTTTCAAAGTTAACAAGAAATTCAAATGCAAATTAAGGATTTTATGAAGAATGTACAAGTAACAGTTTGCAAGATTTAAACTTTCAATTGTATGCATGCTATACCAACCTTC includes these proteins:
- the LOC111894348 gene encoding uncharacterized protein LOC111894348, whose protein sequence is MDNFPPLISWSCDDNDSDEDLILYMLLSVAQDMVPDRGGSSNVEKKHKKWINRDREAAHELLVRDYFVVDSLYDLLKFEERFRISRNLFLRIARDLVRNYEFFQLRWDARGKRGITTIQKYMSALRQLAYSIAADASYEYLKMSERMGRECTYLFCEYVIEIYRDIYLRHPTKSDVEQLYVVHQAKHGFPWMLGSIDFTYWEWANCPNKWHGLFTRGDHGVPTVILEADGKAPEMSYVVNGNEYKYEYHIGDGIYPEYATFVKSYTFPANNKRKMFKLVQESARNDIERAFGVLKQKWHIIKHPARTWDREKLTTVLTVLIQVGSPAYFSRVLEIQNRKTNHNLRHDLTEYIWERQFQGQNDSEDDEDDDGDDEEDDDGGDEEDEDGDDETDDIGDDNDDD
- the LOC111894351 gene encoding hydroxyproline O-galactosyltransferase GALT6 isoform X1 yields the protein MKRTKLDGFMSFRQKRWIQFLIGVGILYLLLMVNFEVPFLFKSVTQEKDAEQSSRNTLFFTDGLSKESLVLDSEEESPIRPLKVPHYAPSNPRRVGKIREFKALSNLKFDVDFVNTKPGFGGIQTSAKEAFLVGKSFWEEVESPSKNNITEGIKNQTIESCPGSITLSGSGFQKKGNIIVLPCGMTLGSHITLVGRPRKAHFEQDPKISLLKQGEVSQFMMELQGLKTVDGEDPPRILHFNPRLKGDWSGKPVIEQNTCYRMQWGIAHRCEGWKSRVEEETVDGKVKCEKWVRDDDGHLEDSKSSWWLKRVIGRTKVPFDWPFPFVEGKLFVLTLSVGLEGYHVYVDGRHITSFPYRTGFALEDATGLALKGDIDVHTILAASLPSAHPSFTPQKHLEMSQKWKAPPHPSGPIDLFIGILSSGNHFAERMAVRKSWMQHDLIKSSHVVARFFVALHARKEVNVELKKEADFFGDIVIVPYMDHYDLVVLKTVAICEYGVHTASAKYIMKCDDDTFVRVDIVLNEANKVSDGKSIYVGNINYYHQPLRYGKWAVTYEEWPGEDYPPYANGPGYVISSDIAEFIASEFEKHKLKLFKMEDVSMGMWVEQFNKKKPVDYVHSLKYCQFGCIEDYYTAHYQSPRQMVCLWNKLQLLGRPECCNMR
- the LOC111894351 gene encoding hydroxyproline O-galactosyltransferase GALT6 isoform X2, encoding MVNFEVPFLFKSVTQEKDAEQSSRNTLFFTDGLSKESLVLDSEEESPIRPLKVPHYAPSNPRRVGKIREFKALSNLKFDVDFVNTKPGFGGIQTSAKEAFLVGKSFWEEVESPSKNNITEGIKNQTIESCPGSITLSGSGFQKKGNIIVLPCGMTLGSHITLVGRPRKAHFEQDPKISLLKQGEVSQFMMELQGLKTVDGEDPPRILHFNPRLKGDWSGKPVIEQNTCYRMQWGIAHRCEGWKSRVEEETVDGKVKCEKWVRDDDGHLEDSKSSWWLKRVIGRTKVPFDWPFPFVEGKLFVLTLSVGLEGYHVYVDGRHITSFPYRTGFALEDATGLALKGDIDVHTILAASLPSAHPSFTPQKHLEMSQKWKAPPHPSGPIDLFIGILSSGNHFAERMAVRKSWMQHDLIKSSHVVARFFVALHARKEVNVELKKEADFFGDIVIVPYMDHYDLVVLKTVAICEYGVHTASAKYIMKCDDDTFVRVDIVLNEANKVSDGKSIYVGNINYYHQPLRYGKWAVTYEEWPGEDYPPYANGPGYVISSDIAEFIASEFEKHKLKLFKMEDVSMGMWVEQFNKKKPVDYVHSLKYCQFGCIEDYYTAHYQSPRQMVCLWNKLQLLGRPECCNMR
- the LOC111894350 gene encoding DDT domain-containing protein DDR4, coding for MSDEQPSSPIHSDDEIKNNNNDTNGNNVIVRRERPSRACTVRSAARIYEAAVAEAAVVSTVRKQKPRRRPRREVEEEEEEEEEPPPSPPNPYSDIITPLVSEPESSQLPRWEIRSMWELASVLNFLNVFRPLLNIKVEFSVEELETALISPNNTLGEVHIPLLKAIPPVTRMALGQNTWVTVLCRKLRDWWHWVSEGELPIVASHGAEIDTYNTLDPRVRVVILKALCDIRVEQDDIRSYIDDSIKHGVPLSAFRKERTGGDSHGVSYWYEDDPIIGQRLYREIRKVEVKKGKGKNVHSIPSYQWETVSTNLDEFQDVSEKLFSSKNRTEASLGKKLKNDMLPEIEKVQKRKEKLLKKQHRQALLLDGMIVDGLGPGRSLRGRKQVSYTFDDYDRSINEAIKITKRKQPSPEHTVRREGLRHSQSHDASQNGRWGPPAAPTHNSTFTPPSPDSLNDVGSDSDHKSEQLDRSNRRRERPQRYSAHEFVEADMDTDYDEEEDDDDDDIVGEAVYDEEYLKRRKERRKVSSSSEGDEEYRWDGDNNEEDEEDEDEGDDSLNESEEEDSDDDSPKRYKKLPARGRTRRGTKLRSVNESKSGPRRSRRATRNRIDYKQYEFSDTEPEPESAKPETSESSDKHSESSEEKSGFSMGSSDDNDTEGENNDRDHEEMKIEEQEPMIQEHEKNIQQEEEEPMKLDSPVEDEFENENGARKRRFLDLNELAPGSGFEDGSIKDDDTDNF